The window TATCCTTCCACGCCAGCTGCGTGAAACTTTCCCATTCGTTGTTGACGAAGTCCTGCAGCTCGATGCGCGGCCCGGCCTCAAGGATCACAACCTTGACGCCCTTCTGGGCCAGTTCGTTGCCCAGCGTGCCGCCGCCGGCGCCGGAACCGACGATTACGACCACGCCATCATCGTTCAGATCAAATTTCGCCATGATGTCCTCCCAACCGATTTATGTTCGAAGCCGTCAGACTTTCGGCAGCCAATCGATGTCGTTGAAGCCGCGCTTGATGTAGCCGCCGTGCTCGGCGGATGAGCCCTCGTAGCCGAATTTCGGCCACAGCTCTTCCTGGTTGTAGAGAGAGACGACAAGATCGGAGCGAACCTTCTTGAAGAAATCGGTCTGCTCAATTCCCTGTAGCAAGACGACCCGGTCGGCTTCCCAGGGGACTTGAGCGTAGGCGACCTTGTGCCGATCCTGCGCGTCCTGATCGAGACGGCGAACGCCATCTTCAAGCAGCGCCTTGGTCGCCGGGTCCTTGGCCGCCTTGGCATCCCACGGCTTGATCGCCGTGATGTAATAGCTGTCGACCAGGAAATCGTGCGGATAGATGTCGCGCGCGACTTTCACCAGCGTCTTCATTGTTGCGGGCGAAAGCGTGGTCGCCTCGTTGGCCCACGCATCCGCGATGCTTATTCCGGTGCTCGCCGCAACCGCTGCGACCGGAACCGCGCTCGCGGCACCCTGCAGAAAGATTCGGCGGCTGTATTTGCCTCGACGATCAACTTCTCTCATGGGTATCCTCCATTGAACGTTCTTGTTGATGAATTAGCCGAAGCGGCCACCTTTCTGGATCACCTCGATCTTGTAGCCGTCGGGATCGGTGACGAAAAAGAAGCGCGCCAGCGTCGCGCCATCATGCTTGAAATCGCGCAGCGGCCCGGGTGACAATTTCTCCTGCTCGAAGCGGGCGTGCTCGGCATCGAGATCGTCGACGACGACGGCGAGATGGCCGTATCCGTCGCCCGCAAGGTAGGGCTCCTTGCGGGCGAAATTCACCGTCAGTTCGAGTTCGAACGGCGAGGAGGCGTGGCGCAGGTAGATCAGCGCGAAGTCTTCAAACACCAGGCGATCGGCGATCTGCAGGTCAAACGCGCGGGCGTAGAAATCGAGCGACCTCGTTTCGTCGAGAACGCGGATCATCGAATGAACCGGCTTTGCCATTCAGTTCAATCCCTTCAGATATGCGATGATGGCGGCGCGCGTTTCAGGCTTGGCCTGGCGGTAGGCCATGACGGCGTCGGGAATGACGGCTTGCGGATTCGTCAGCCACGCATCGAGTCTGGCCTCGTCCCAGCTGAAATCGGCCTGCGCGAGGCCCGGCGAAAAGTGGAAGCCCTCGGCCTTGCCGGCTGGCCTGCCGACGATCTGGACCAGCGGTGGCCCCTGCCGGGGAGCGTCGGAGAAACTGGTGGTGTGGCAGGTGCCGCATTGCTGCTTGAACAGCGCGGCGCCATCGGGCGGCTTCGCCGCCGGCAAGGATAGTTGAGCCGAGGCGGCCTCGACAGTCGTCGTCGCGCTGCAAAATGCCAGCCCCATGACGAGTACCGCGCGTGGCTTTTTCATCGCTATCACCGTTGGCGCGAGCCGAGCTTAGTGGGTCGC is drawn from Bradyrhizobium lablabi and contains these coding sequences:
- a CDS encoding VOC family protein; this encodes MAKPVHSMIRVLDETRSLDFYARAFDLQIADRLVFEDFALIYLRHASSPFELELTVNFARKEPYLAGDGYGHLAVVVDDLDAEHARFEQEKLSPGPLRDFKHDGATLARFFFVTDPDGYKIEVIQKGGRFG
- a CDS encoding Twin-arginine translocation pathway signal; this encodes MREVDRRGKYSRRIFLQGAASAVPVAAVAASTGISIADAWANEATTLSPATMKTLVKVARDIYPHDFLVDSYYITAIKPWDAKAAKDPATKALLEDGVRRLDQDAQDRHKVAYAQVPWEADRVVLLQGIEQTDFFKKVRSDLVVSLYNQEELWPKFGYEGSSAEHGGYIKRGFNDIDWLPKV
- a CDS encoding c-type cytochrome, translated to MGLAFCSATTTVEAASAQLSLPAAKPPDGAALFKQQCGTCHTTSFSDAPRQGPPLVQIVGRPAGKAEGFHFSPGLAQADFSWDEARLDAWLTNPQAVIPDAVMAYRQAKPETRAAIIAYLKGLN